One window of the Microvirga mediterraneensis genome contains the following:
- a CDS encoding DUF3971 domain-containing protein codes for MKRPFRTTLSRQDPVKRSLLKRVLRGTLYVKLGLVVFLVAAFGLLYLRLSAAPMSFGRLPERVAEALASRIGPGWNVTLRNTAIELHDGSPALRANGLDIRAPGGDLVLRAPYAIFSVNLTSLLTGNLQPKSITVRDLQLRVLVNRDGSLAFSPVQTAEGEAAASPPPVAPEPSKEAAASLARDADGPSPVSGVVGSLLELMVGPGSVLNSLGQAELTNARLVFVDADGRERARFQRVDATFDWTDKGGRQFAATVEGDQGPWELNGDAVVEGDGAYRAGVVAREVPIKDILLLAGASELPASTDIEFSGRFDIAFAAGRVTELKTRLESNSGTFQIEDKDTSPFPVEHATIEAQWNEAEKALELQQLDLKGGDTKLRLQGRLATHSADKPWHLSLSGRDLQWSGATPGDRPLQVSEFAADLSGPDGIKINSVTLKGPELSARISGILAASADPKGLHLDVHADRTNIRSALRIWPEAVAPPVRRFLVSNLKAGMLDAIDLKVAMSGADIAKAVSGGPTPPESLKIDFTISDGTLQVADGLPPISGMNVIGRVTGKQVGVRASTGLVQMAEGHSLAASDGAFVLDNYWDDRALARIDFRLGGGADGLGALLLEPRIKEIAGFNIDPATMKGKADLRVGIGLPVNDIPPFADLPLKVSGTINDFAVDKFFGKDRLEGANLTVAYDKGELAVKGEGKLAGSQAAIDLQKNRQGGQASVAFSLDEAARSRRGLSFGSQLTGTIGLKASLPLGASAPSNILVEADLAKAGVDQLIPGWVKPVGRPGKLAFTMVEGPSNEIRDLVLESGAVQLKGNAVLTSEGGLERAELSTFKLSPGDDMRAQVERANNVYKVAIRGNVGDARPFVKGGATGSAASGRNAAAQKDGKDFDLDLNLNILTGYNEEAITNAVIKASVRKDNLRQLDMKGRLGATDVIGRTMPDAGNQVVILQAEDAGALLRFTDVYRRMSGGDLILQLATGDGPQAGHVILHSFALVNEPALRRIIPTQTQIVAGQDRAGNPQAVRVDVNEVQFTKARLEFTRNSGRLDFKDAAIWGNQIGFTLGGFIDYARDRLDIAGTFVPAYGLNNVFAQVPLFGPLLGGGQYEGLFAVNFRLNGQASSPSLTVNPLSAVAPGFLRKLFGVGADPQTGSLPTVPER; via the coding sequence ATGAAGCGTCCATTTCGCACCACGTTGTCCCGGCAAGACCCGGTCAAACGGAGCCTACTCAAGCGCGTTCTTCGTGGCACTCTTTATGTGAAGCTTGGCCTCGTCGTCTTCCTGGTCGCCGCGTTCGGCCTGCTCTACCTGCGTCTTTCCGCAGCCCCCATGAGCTTCGGACGCCTGCCGGAGCGGGTTGCCGAAGCCCTCGCGTCCCGGATCGGGCCCGGCTGGAACGTGACGCTCCGAAACACCGCCATCGAGCTCCACGACGGCTCGCCGGCCTTGCGCGCGAACGGTCTCGATATCCGGGCGCCCGGCGGCGATCTCGTCCTGCGGGCGCCGTACGCGATCTTCAGCGTCAATCTCACGTCCCTTCTCACCGGCAACCTTCAGCCCAAGTCCATCACGGTCCGCGACCTGCAATTGCGGGTCCTCGTGAACCGGGACGGCTCGCTCGCCTTCTCGCCCGTCCAGACCGCCGAGGGCGAGGCGGCGGCTTCGCCCCCGCCCGTCGCGCCGGAGCCGTCCAAGGAAGCGGCGGCCTCCCTGGCGCGCGATGCCGATGGTCCTTCTCCCGTGTCGGGGGTCGTCGGATCGCTGCTTGAACTCATGGTCGGGCCGGGGAGCGTCCTCAATTCGCTCGGCCAGGCCGAGCTGACCAACGCGCGCCTCGTCTTCGTCGATGCGGATGGTCGGGAAAGGGCCAGGTTCCAGCGTGTCGACGCCACCTTCGACTGGACGGACAAGGGCGGACGGCAGTTCGCCGCGACGGTCGAAGGGGATCAGGGGCCCTGGGAGCTCAACGGCGACGCCGTCGTGGAGGGTGATGGGGCCTATCGCGCCGGCGTGGTCGCCAGGGAAGTGCCGATCAAGGACATTCTCCTCCTCGCCGGAGCCTCCGAGCTGCCGGCGAGCACCGATATCGAGTTCTCCGGCCGTTTCGACATCGCCTTTGCGGCGGGGCGGGTTACGGAGCTGAAGACGCGGCTCGAAAGCAATTCGGGCACGTTCCAGATCGAGGACAAGGACACGTCGCCCTTCCCGGTGGAGCACGCCACGATCGAGGCGCAGTGGAACGAGGCCGAGAAGGCCCTCGAACTCCAGCAACTCGACCTGAAGGGCGGCGATACGAAGCTGCGGCTCCAGGGGCGCCTGGCAACGCACAGCGCCGACAAGCCATGGCATCTCTCGCTCAGCGGGCGCGATCTCCAATGGTCCGGTGCGACACCGGGCGATCGCCCGCTTCAGGTGAGCGAGTTCGCCGCAGACCTGTCCGGCCCGGACGGCATCAAGATCAACAGCGTCACCCTGAAAGGTCCCGAGCTGTCGGCCCGCATCTCCGGTATTCTGGCGGCCTCCGCTGACCCGAAGGGCCTTCACCTGGATGTCCACGCCGACAGGACCAACATCCGGTCCGCGCTGCGCATCTGGCCCGAGGCGGTCGCCCCTCCGGTCCGGCGGTTCCTCGTGTCCAACCTGAAGGCGGGGATGCTGGACGCCATCGATCTCAAGGTGGCGATGAGTGGCGCGGACATCGCGAAGGCTGTCTCGGGCGGCCCGACGCCGCCCGAGTCCTTGAAGATCGATTTCACCATTTCCGACGGCACCCTCCAGGTCGCCGACGGCCTGCCGCCGATCTCCGGCATGAACGTGATCGGACGCGTGACCGGCAAGCAGGTCGGCGTACGCGCATCGACCGGGCTGGTCCAGATGGCGGAGGGCCACTCCCTGGCGGCCTCGGATGGAGCTTTCGTCCTCGACAATTACTGGGACGACAGGGCCCTGGCCCGCATCGATTTTCGCCTCGGCGGCGGAGCCGACGGATTGGGTGCCCTTCTGCTGGAGCCCCGCATCAAGGAAATCGCGGGCTTCAACATCGATCCCGCGACGATGAAGGGCAAGGCGGATCTGCGTGTCGGCATCGGGCTCCCCGTCAACGACATTCCGCCCTTCGCCGACCTGCCCCTGAAGGTCAGCGGAACGATCAATGATTTCGCCGTCGACAAGTTCTTCGGCAAGGACCGCCTGGAAGGCGCCAACCTGACGGTCGCCTACGACAAGGGCGAGCTCGCCGTCAAAGGCGAAGGCAAGCTCGCCGGAAGCCAGGCCGCCATCGATCTGCAGAAGAACCGGCAGGGCGGCCAGGCCAGCGTCGCGTTCTCCCTCGACGAAGCGGCCCGCAGCCGGCGAGGACTCTCCTTCGGCTCCCAGCTCACGGGAACGATCGGCCTGAAGGCTAGCCTGCCGCTCGGTGCCTCGGCTCCGTCGAACATCCTGGTCGAAGCGGATCTTGCCAAGGCCGGGGTCGATCAGCTGATCCCCGGCTGGGTGAAGCCGGTCGGTCGGCCGGGAAAGCTGGCCTTTACCATGGTCGAGGGGCCGTCCAACGAGATCCGGGATCTGGTTCTCGAGAGCGGCGCGGTGCAGTTGAAGGGCAATGCGGTTCTCACGAGCGAAGGCGGCTTGGAAAGGGCCGAACTCTCGACCTTCAAGCTCTCCCCGGGCGACGACATGCGCGCCCAGGTCGAGCGCGCCAACAACGTCTACAAGGTCGCGATCCGAGGCAATGTGGGCGATGCCCGTCCCTTCGTAAAAGGCGGCGCGACGGGCTCCGCCGCGTCCGGCCGGAATGCGGCCGCCCAGAAGGACGGTAAGGATTTCGACCTCGATCTCAACCTGAACATTCTGACCGGCTATAACGAGGAGGCGATCACCAACGCGGTGATCAAGGCCTCCGTGCGCAAGGACAACCTGCGCCAGCTCGATATGAAGGGGCGGCTCGGCGCCACCGACGTCATCGGGCGAACCATGCCGGATGCCGGCAACCAGGTCGTGATCCTGCAGGCGGAAGATGCCGGCGCGCTCCTGCGCTTCACCGATGTGTACCGACGCATGTCTGGCGGCGACCTCATCCTCCAGCTCGCCACCGGCGACGGCCCGCAGGCCGGGCATGTGATCCTCCACTCGTTCGCCCTCGTCAACGAACCGGCCCTTCGCCGGATCATCCCGACCCAGACGCAGATCGTTGCCGGACAGGACCGGGCCGGCAATCCGCAGGCGGTGCGCGTGGACGTGAACGAGGTGCAGTTCACCAAGGCCCGGCTCGAATTCACCCGCAATTCCGGCCGGCTCGATTTCAAGGACGCTGCCATCTGGGGCAACCAGATCGGGTTTACGCTCGGCGGCTTCATCGATTACGCCCGCGACCGGCTCGATATCGCCGGCACCTTCGTGCCCGCTTATGGCCTCAACAACGTCTTCGCCCAGGTGCCGCTCTTCGGGCCGCTCTTGGGCGGGGGCCAGTACGAGGGATTGTTCGCGGTCAATTTCCGCCTGAACGGACAGGCGAGTTCGCCGTCCCTCACGGTCAATCCGCTCTCGGCCGTCGCCCCCGGCTTCCTGCGCAAGCTCTTCGGCGTGGGAGCGGATCCACAGACCGGCTCGCTGCCGACTGTGCCGGAGCGTTAG
- the sufB gene encoding Fe-S cluster assembly protein SufB — protein sequence MPAVQETIDQVRLIDVDQYKYGFETEVEMEKSPKGLSEDVIRFISAKKGEPEWMLQWRLDAYKRWLTMKEPNWARVSYDKIDYNDIYYYAAPKKNPAPKSLDEVDPEILKTYEKLGIPLREQEILAGVEPERRVAVDAVFDSVSVATTFKEELAKAGVIFMPISEAIREYPDLVRQYLGSVVPVTDNFFATLNSAVFTDGSFVYIPPGVRCPMELSTYFRINEKNTGQFERTLIIADKGSYVSYLEGCTAPKRDENQLHAAVVELVALDDAEIKYSTVQNWYPGDAEGRGGIYNFVTKRGDCRGRNSVITWTQVETGSAITWKYPSCILRGDNSRGEFYSIAVSNGMQQVDSGTKMIHLGKNTTSRIISKGIAAGRSENTYRGLVSAHRKATGARNFTNCDSLLIGNQCGAHTVPYIESKNATAVFEHEATTSKISEDQMFYCQQRGLSEEEATALIVNGFVKDVLQQLPMEFAVEAQKLISISLEGSVG from the coding sequence ATGCCTGCAGTGCAGGAAACGATCGATCAGGTCCGTCTGATCGACGTCGATCAGTACAAGTACGGCTTCGAGACCGAAGTCGAGATGGAGAAGTCGCCCAAGGGCCTCTCCGAGGACGTGATCCGCTTCATCTCGGCCAAGAAGGGCGAGCCGGAATGGATGCTCCAGTGGCGCCTCGATGCCTATAAGCGCTGGCTCACCATGAAGGAGCCCAACTGGGCGCGCGTGTCGTACGACAAGATCGACTACAACGACATCTATTACTATGCGGCGCCTAAGAAGAACCCGGCCCCGAAATCCCTCGACGAGGTCGATCCGGAAATTCTCAAGACCTACGAGAAGCTCGGCATTCCGCTTCGCGAGCAGGAAATCCTCGCGGGCGTCGAGCCGGAGCGCCGGGTCGCCGTGGACGCGGTGTTCGACAGCGTCTCGGTCGCCACGACCTTCAAGGAAGAGCTCGCGAAGGCCGGCGTGATCTTCATGCCGATCTCCGAGGCCATCCGGGAATATCCGGACCTCGTGCGCCAGTACCTCGGCTCGGTCGTGCCGGTCACGGATAACTTCTTCGCCACGCTCAACTCGGCCGTGTTCACCGACGGCTCGTTCGTCTACATCCCGCCGGGCGTCCGCTGCCCGATGGAGCTGTCGACCTATTTCCGCATCAACGAGAAGAATACCGGCCAGTTCGAGCGTACCCTGATCATCGCCGACAAGGGCTCCTACGTCTCCTATCTCGAAGGCTGCACGGCGCCCAAGCGCGACGAGAACCAGCTTCACGCCGCCGTGGTCGAGCTCGTCGCCCTCGACGATGCCGAGATCAAGTACTCCACGGTGCAGAACTGGTACCCGGGCGACGCCGAGGGCCGGGGCGGCATCTACAACTTCGTGACCAAGCGCGGCGATTGCCGTGGCAGGAACTCGGTCATCACCTGGACCCAGGTGGAGACGGGTTCGGCGATCACATGGAAGTATCCGTCCTGCATCCTGCGCGGCGACAATTCGCGCGGCGAGTTCTACTCGATCGCCGTGTCGAACGGCATGCAGCAGGTCGATTCCGGCACCAAGATGATCCATCTCGGCAAGAACACCACGAGCCGGATCATCTCGAAGGGCATCGCGGCTGGCCGTTCCGAGAACACCTATCGCGGTCTGGTCTCGGCTCACCGCAAGGCGACCGGCGCGCGCAACTTCACGAACTGCGACTCGCTCCTCATCGGAAATCAGTGTGGCGCGCATACGGTGCCCTACATCGAGTCGAAGAACGCCACCGCCGTCTTCGAGCACGAGGCGACGACATCGAAGATCTCCGAAGATCAGATGTTCTACTGCCAGCAGCGCGGCCTCT
- a CDS encoding alpha/beta hydrolase yields the protein MPEVIFTGPAGRIEGRYQPAKEKGAPIAIILHPHPQFGGTMNNQIVYNLYYDFVKRGFSVLRFNFRGVGRSQGAFDHGQGELSDAAAALDWAQAMNPDARACWIAGVSFGAWIGMQLLMRRPEIEGFISIAAMANRYDFSFLAPCPSSGLFVHGSEDRVAPVKDVVSVIEKVKTQKGVKLEHAVIDGANHFFDGKVDELMVSVDEYLDKRLGTTAAPAEASE from the coding sequence ATGCCTGAAGTCATCTTCACGGGTCCTGCCGGTCGCATCGAGGGACGCTACCAGCCTGCCAAGGAAAAGGGCGCGCCCATCGCCATCATCCTGCACCCGCACCCGCAATTCGGCGGGACGATGAACAACCAGATCGTCTATAACCTCTACTATGATTTCGTGAAGCGCGGCTTCTCGGTCCTGCGCTTCAACTTCCGCGGCGTCGGCCGCAGCCAGGGCGCCTTCGACCACGGCCAGGGCGAGCTCTCCGATGCCGCCGCGGCGCTCGACTGGGCCCAGGCCATGAACCCGGACGCCCGCGCCTGCTGGATCGCCGGCGTATCCTTCGGTGCCTGGATCGGCATGCAGCTCCTCATGCGCCGCCCGGAAATCGAGGGCTTCATCTCCATCGCCGCCATGGCGAACCGCTACGATTTCTCGTTCCTCGCCCCCTGCCCGTCCTCCGGCCTGTTCGTGCACGGCTCCGAGGATCGGGTCGCCCCGGTCAAGGACGTGGTCAGCGTCATCGAGAAGGTGAAGACCCAGAAGGGCGTGAAACTCGAGCATGCCGTCATTGACGGTGCCAACCACTTCTTCGACGGCAAGGTCGACGAGCTGATGGTGTCCGTCGACGAGTACCTGGACAAGCGGCTCGGAACGACGGCCGCTCCGGCGGAAGCGTCGGAATAA
- the tyrS gene encoding tyrosine--tRNA ligase: MNAPRSEFLKVLTERGFIHQTSDFDGVDAAALENRLTTYVGYDCTGPSLHVGHLLSIMMLHWLQKTGAGRPITLMGGGTTRVGDPSGKDESRKLLTVEQIEGNKESIRTVFSRFISFGDGKSDAMMVDNAEWLTKLNYIEFLRDVGRHFSVNRMLSFDSVKLRLDREHELSFLEFNYMILQAYDFVELNKRYGCVLQMGGSDQWGNIVNGIDLGRRLGTPQLYAVTCPLLTTASGAKMGKTASGAVWLNADMLSPYDYWQFWRNTEDADVGRFLKLFTILPLEEIAKLSALQGAEINEAKKVLATEATALLHGREAALLAAETAQKTFEQGALAESLPTVEVQSGILQDGLGVLTAFGPDYAKLVPSSSEARRQVKSGGLKVNDETVSDERATLSLSDLTSEGVIKLSFGKKKHVLLRAV; encoded by the coding sequence ATGAACGCGCCCCGATCAGAATTCCTCAAAGTCCTCACTGAGCGGGGCTTCATCCACCAGACGTCCGATTTCGACGGAGTGGACGCGGCCGCCCTCGAGAACCGGCTGACGACCTATGTCGGGTACGACTGCACGGGCCCGTCGCTCCATGTGGGCCACCTGCTCTCCATCATGATGCTGCACTGGCTCCAGAAGACGGGCGCCGGCAGGCCGATCACGCTCATGGGCGGCGGCACGACCCGAGTGGGCGACCCCTCGGGCAAGGACGAGAGCCGCAAGCTCCTGACCGTCGAACAGATCGAGGGCAACAAGGAGAGCATCAGGACCGTCTTCTCGCGCTTCATCTCGTTCGGCGACGGCAAGTCCGACGCGATGATGGTCGACAATGCCGAGTGGCTGACCAAGCTCAACTACATCGAGTTCCTGCGCGACGTAGGCCGGCATTTCTCGGTCAACCGCATGCTGTCCTTCGACAGCGTGAAGCTGCGCCTCGACCGGGAGCACGAGCTGTCGTTCCTGGAATTCAACTACATGATCCTCCAGGCCTACGACTTCGTTGAGCTCAACAAGCGTTACGGCTGCGTGCTGCAGATGGGCGGCTCGGACCAGTGGGGCAACATCGTCAACGGCATCGATCTCGGCCGCCGCCTCGGCACGCCGCAGCTCTACGCGGTCACCTGTCCGCTCCTGACGACGGCTTCCGGCGCCAAGATGGGCAAGACGGCATCCGGAGCCGTCTGGCTCAACGCCGACATGCTGAGCCCCTACGATTATTGGCAGTTCTGGCGCAACACCGAGGACGCGGATGTCGGGCGCTTCCTGAAGCTCTTCACCATCCTGCCGTTGGAAGAGATCGCCAAGCTCTCGGCCCTCCAGGGCGCGGAGATCAATGAGGCGAAGAAGGTGCTGGCGACGGAAGCCACGGCCCTCCTCCATGGCCGCGAGGCCGCGCTGCTCGCCGCCGAGACGGCACAGAAGACCTTCGAGCAGGGCGCGCTGGCCGAGAGCCTGCCGACCGTCGAAGTGCAGTCAGGAATCCTGCAGGACGGACTCGGCGTGCTGACGGCCTTCGGCCCCGATTACGCGAAGCTCGTGCCGTCATCGAGCGAAGCGCGCCGCCAGGTGAAGAGCGGCGGCCTGAAGGTGAACGACGAAACGGTCTCGGACGAACGCGCCACGCTGAGCCTGTCCGACCTGACGAGCGAAGGCGTGATCAAGCTGTCCTTCGGCAAGAAGAAGCACGTCCTCCTGCGCGCCGTCTGA
- a CDS encoding cysteine desulfurase family protein — MTFSPRTYLDHNATSPLRLEVAEMVVRALQLPGNASSVHAEGRAARAEIEKAREKVARLVGAKAKNVVFTSGGTEAANLVLTPGFRRLGQAGPTGLLMGAVEHPCVLNGHRFPGDAVGIIPVDRDGILDLAWLKSHLEKGGTEPVLVSVQLANNETGVLQPVAEAARLVHEHGGLIHTDAVQAAGKVPVDIAALGVDAMTLSAHKIGGPKGIGALILASDQFEIGDKLIRGGGQEKGFRAGTENVAAIAGFGAAAELAQACLDREAGRLRSLRDEAEAQVRRIAPDALVVASAAERLPNTFAFAIPGLKAETALIAFDLAGVALSSGSACSSGKVKRSHVLDAMGVEPTLAEGVLRVSLGWSTTKEDVIRFAEACERVVGTLYKRKASAA; from the coding sequence ATGACGTTCAGCCCGCGCACCTATCTCGACCATAATGCGACTTCGCCCCTGCGGCTAGAGGTTGCAGAGATGGTCGTGCGCGCGCTCCAGCTTCCCGGCAATGCCTCCTCTGTCCATGCCGAGGGCCGCGCGGCGCGGGCCGAAATCGAAAAAGCCCGGGAAAAGGTGGCGCGACTCGTCGGCGCCAAGGCGAAGAACGTCGTCTTCACGAGCGGCGGGACCGAAGCGGCCAATCTCGTCCTGACGCCGGGCTTCCGGCGCCTGGGGCAGGCCGGGCCGACAGGGCTTCTGATGGGGGCCGTCGAGCATCCCTGTGTCCTCAACGGACATCGCTTCCCTGGCGATGCCGTCGGCATTATTCCTGTCGACCGCGACGGCATCCTTGATCTCGCCTGGCTCAAGAGCCACCTGGAGAAGGGTGGTACCGAGCCGGTCCTGGTCTCGGTTCAGCTCGCCAACAACGAGACCGGGGTGCTGCAGCCGGTGGCCGAGGCGGCTCGGCTGGTCCACGAGCATGGCGGCCTGATCCACACGGACGCGGTTCAGGCGGCGGGCAAGGTCCCGGTCGATATCGCCGCGCTCGGCGTCGATGCGATGACGCTCTCCGCCCACAAGATCGGTGGCCCGAAGGGAATCGGGGCCCTGATTCTGGCCTCGGACCAGTTCGAGATCGGCGACAAGCTGATCCGTGGCGGCGGGCAGGAGAAGGGGTTCAGGGCCGGAACCGAGAACGTGGCGGCCATCGCGGGCTTCGGCGCCGCGGCCGAGCTGGCTCAGGCTTGCCTGGACCGGGAAGCGGGACGGCTGCGGAGCCTGCGGGATGAGGCCGAGGCGCAGGTTCGCCGGATCGCCCCGGATGCACTTGTTGTGGCTTCCGCTGCGGAAAGGTTGCCTAACACCTTCGCCTTTGCCATACCCGGCCTCAAGGCCGAAACGGCACTGATCGCCTTCGATCTGGCAGGCGTGGCCCTGTCCTCCGGTTCGGCCTGCTCGTCCGGAAAGGTCAAGCGATCGCATGTGCTCGACGCCATGGGCGTGGAGCCGACCCTCGCCGAGGGTGTTTTGCGTGTGAGTTTGGGGTGGTCGACCACGAAAGAGGACGTGATCCGCTTTGCGGAGGCGTGCGAAAGGGTGGTCGGCACCTTATATAAGCGGAAGGCGAGCGCGGCCTGA